A stretch of DNA from Lotus japonicus ecotype B-129 chromosome 4, LjGifu_v1.2:
ATCTCTCCCAATGAAAGACAACGAAAACAGCAGCATCAACATGTCATCGCTGGCCAAGACAGACTCCGAGGTCAGCAGCCTCACACAATCCTCCCCGGGGAGATCGTCTCCCCGGCGCAACGCCTACTTCGTCCAGAGCCCATCACGTGAATCTTCCAACGACAACGACGCTGAGAAGACCACCAACTCCTTCCACTCAAGCCCGATCCAGAGCCCACAAGGCTCCCCTCCTCACTCTCATTCGAACTCCTCCGTGGGTCTCCACTCTCGTGAGTCTGCCTCTACACGCTACTCGCGCAAGACAGCCCGCAAGACCCCGTGGAGGCCCAGGAGGGATCCCATCGAGGAGGAAGGTCTCCTCGACCCCCATGACGAAGCCCAACTAGGCTTCCCACGCCGCTGCTATTTCCCCGCATTTGTCTTAGCCTTtgtcctcctcttctccttcttcgcTCTCATTCTCTGGGGCGCTAGCCGGCCCCAGAAACCATCCATTTTACTCAAGGTATATACCATTCTAATACCAAACTTTATGAATTTTAATCAACGTCACACTTTCAATTAATTGATCATTTTTGTTGCTTAAATTTGACAGAGTATAACATTTGATCGATTTGTTCTTCAAGCGGGTGCTGATATGTCAGGTGTTGCAACCAGCTTGGTATCCATGAATTCCACCGTGAAATTAATTTTTCGCAACACGGCTACATTTTTCGGTGTCCATGTGACCTCAACTCCCTTAGACATCAGTTATTATCAGCTTACTCTAGGCACCGGAAATGTAAGTGTGAATTGATGTTTTTTTCTAGACTGATTATTTCTCTGGAAATAATTTTTGTGTCATGATTTTGATCTGTAAACTGTCATCGTCATTTTTTCAAGAAataactaaaatcaaactcgcttataAAATTAGAAATTAATCTGACCATTAACCCTAGTTTTTGTGTTATAATTATGTGTTGCAGATGCCTAAGTTTTATCAATCAAGGAAAAGCCAGAGATCTATTAAGGTGACAGTGAAAGGGAGTCACATTCCCTTGTACGGAGGGGGAGCGAGCTTGAGCAGCACGAGTGGCGGGGCGCCGGCGGAGGCGCTGCCATTGAAGTTGAGAGTGATGGTGAGGTCAAGGGGTTATGTGTTAGGGAAATTGGTGAAGCCAAAGTTCAACAAGAAGATTGAGTGCAGCGTGGTTATGGATCCGAAGAAGATGGGTGCGCCCGTTTCGCTAGTGAACA
This window harbors:
- the LOC130710390 gene encoding uncharacterized protein LOC130710390, which encodes MKDNENSSINMSSLAKTDSEVSSLTQSSPGRSSPRRNAYFVQSPSRESSNDNDAEKTTNSFHSSPIQSPQGSPPHSHSNSSVGLHSRESASTRYSRKTARKTPWRPRRDPIEEEGLLDPHDEAQLGFPRRCYFPAFVLAFVLLFSFFALILWGASRPQKPSILLKSITFDRFVLQAGADMSGVATSLVSMNSTVKLIFRNTATFFGVHVTSTPLDISYYQLTLGTGNMPKFYQSRKSQRSIKVTVKGSHIPLYGGGASLSSTSGGAPAEALPLKLRVMVRSRGYVLGKLVKPKFNKKIECSVVMDPKKMGAPVSLVNKCIYE